DNA sequence from the Juglans microcarpa x Juglans regia isolate MS1-56 chromosome 5S, Jm3101_v1.0, whole genome shotgun sequence genome:
TCGGTACCGAGCCTGGCTGAGGCTCGGGAATGGGACCCAGGTTCAAGTCAAGATTCATTGTATCAGATGTCTCCTCGCCCATCACAAATTGAACAGACCCAGATTAGAAACACTTGCTTTATCACAAATTCAACTAGaccagatttttaaaaaaaaaaacttagctTTTTCCAATTGAAGAATACTATAAACTCGACACACGATTTCTaactagatttttttaaagaaaaaaaaaaagagagagtaaaCCTAAAAACCTTGACTTTgccaaaaaattgaagaaacccAAATCAAAACACCTAAATTGAACACGAATTCCATGTACCCAGACTAACAACTCAAGCAGAAACGCAGGAATTAGGACCTTAAACTAGGTTTAGGTCATCAAAATGGTGACTGAAATCTTAGGTCTTGAGCGAACACTTTTGTAGATAAAAATATAGGGGTTTACGAGTGGAAAGAGAGATATAGTGTCAAAACGGAAAAGGTGGAGAAGAAAGTTTAACACCTGGGTCCGCGTGGATCGAACTGGATGATCAACTGAGACTCATTCTGAGTTTGAGGTCGAGATGGCTACCTCCCGAACTGGGTTGGCTCCGAATCGACTCGCCATGGACGTTTCTCCCTTCAGGTCAGCGATCTAGGCCAAGAggcagagaaagaaagagagagaacgagagaTGAGGCTCATCACAGAAGGTTCAGATGAGTGTGTGAAATGGATGCAAAGTCAcgacgaagagagagagagagagaagcagagGGGAAGGGGGGTAATATTACTGTGCAATCGTAATTGTGTTTTTTGGAGCATGCTGAATGCAACGGACGGTTGCGATGAAGTTTTTGTCCTACTAATTGACTTAGAGACCAATTTTCAGTAATCGGACGGCTCATATTCACTTCCACTACACATTCCAAAAGACctcattttcaattaatttccCAATCACagtttcgttttttttttctccgaaAAAATACGAGGAGAAGTAGTGTCTGAGAGCAGCCACTTTACAGATTTTATGTAGTATTATCTTAATCATATATCTCttataattcaaaattaatagactgagagagctgatgagagaaagaaacaatAAGAGCCAAAGAGAGATTTGACgagagagtggagatgagagagagagagtcgaggagagagagacccggcaagagagagagagagagtcgaggggagagagagagagacgatgagagatgagagagagctaaagagagagagtcgagatgagacagagatgagagagaaagagagacgcTGAAGAgatgttgagagagagagtgagttgaaaaaaaaaaaagtaaaaacacagAAGCATCcacgtagtgtgtgcattgtgtgcatCCCCTACAATGGTGCTATATAgcattgctcttttttttttataatcattttccttttaatttttggtggcaaaatttctaaaaacattCCTCGTGTCTTGTCTTGTCCAATTCTAAGAGGTTTCGTTTgaaatttaaacttattttaattcattattataattttttttaaatttcaatataaaatataataaataattcaactttttcaaatctcaaaataataaaaatattaaaaattaatattctaaaaatatcttatcatcttaactcaattcaattttaacatctaaacacaaatCTAAAATTAGATCGAGTTTGTTTGTCCTGCTGATTAATTTCATGCGCCCTATTCTTAGACCAGAAAATAATATCAAACCTCATATTTTTCATGCTTAGGCCactcaattgaaaatttaaacaCTTTCCGAGTAGTAACGTAGATGAAATGCACATTAACCATCAATATAATCGTATTGATCtctttctaaattataaataatatcaaatatttGAGTTTTACCAAAGAAGATTAATACTATATAAAGTTATATGGTATACAAATTTCGTACATTCTCTTTGAAAGATAATAGAGTCTGCTATTAAacaatagattttttatgtgaatatcacagttaccttttttttttttttgtcaaaatggaATATGCATAGTTTGCATCTCCTAAgactgtataaatcattttctcttataaaatatattgttaaactTATAGCTGTGGAAATGGATgagtttggatggacaaaatatttttagtctACAATAAATagctaaattaaaattttgtaggAACACTATCAACAAAgtaatacaatatataaataaagcgagtaaaaacataagaaagaaaaaaaaatcaaaatttcattattccaataaaattttatgtgtaGCCTTGTCATATGTTACAATTAAAAGAAAGATGCTAAACTTTGgaaacatgatatatatgaattataaaaatatagataattatatgttaaaaatagACTAAACTTTGGGTTTTCTAAgtaatgtataacaataaattatattaaaggTTTTAAATAGTACATAAATGATATACTGTGTAGCTAGCTACCTAGCCAAACgtaaatttttcattaaatatatttcgtattataaattttaaaagagaaataatataatatcaaattataatattattcaaattaaataCCATAGGAAAAAAACTACTTAAGACCAAAAGCTAATTTAATGGTGACAAAAAGGGTCCACTTAAAAAATTATGGACAATGTACACTTCTCGACTTTTTTATGGGAGACTGGTTATCTAATAAACTTGTACGAGTAAAATTGTCAAAAGTTAAAAAGAGCAAGAGATGCAATGGTTGCACCAAGGtagaatttttttcatcaagcTTGGgggagttttttttattgaaaatagattttatttcattcaatgaaatcAAAATTACAACCGTAATtgaaaaatacagaaaaaacataaattataagtCAAACTACTTATctgtttgagatttttttgtacacaaatttctttgtaatGGACATTAACTTAACTTCTATAGGAACTTTAATGACAAACCTTTTGAGATTTCAATCTCAGTTTGTCtgagaataaaatattctataaaaaacaGAGATAATCATCACCTAATCTCCAAATGAGCCGAGGGAAAAACCACCTATCATCTTCCAAAGATGGAGCGGGACAACATCCCCAACCTCCAAAGGAGGATAGGGGTTCTTTTGCTATGGACAACAAgcccaatagcctatttctttttatttttacctaacacaaacaacaaaacagaaaacacataaaaaatattgaaaaacagAACTACAACAAAATAGAAACTAGAAATACATTGAAAACCGAAAAAAACATTGATCAAGGAGGCTGTATTGGCGCGTGAAGGACACGCGCCACGCTAAGAGTGTGCAGGATCGTCGATTCTTAAGCTACCTAGATCACTGACCCCATAAATGTCACGCTTGGCGACAGCAAAACCCTCTATGTGGTGGCGCGTGGAGGCCACGCACGCACTTTGACTCGCGTGTGTTGGTCATGCGCTACTCCTTTTGGTGAAATCTTAAGTAGTCTGTAAGATTGGCAACTTAGGAAACCCTATGGTGGGGCTCGTGGTGGTAGCTAGCCACCGAAAAATCACAAAATGGCGCTTTTCCATGCTTTgaccccaaaaaaataaaacaaaaacaaaagaaaacagactaaataataaaacaaactGGGAAGACAGAAGTTCTAAGTTGGGAGGAAGGAGGGGGAGTAGCTGAAGCTCTCCTCACCTTGGGAAAGttatatttcataaaaagttgCATGAGATTTGtacattttaaatttaatggaatggtcctaaagaaaaaaaaaatgtagaatttAATAGAAaacacattatatattttaagggTAATGCTACTATGCTGCCTATGTTTGGCCACTTGGTGTGCCCTTAAtgcaaattgtactttttttttttttttactttttatttcaaacatttttaaaatatgtttaacatttaaaaaaaaaaactaatatactaatagtcactttcttaattattaagtaaaaaaataaaaaataaaataaaatacggAAGCAATCAAATTAAGAGGACAAACTCAAGAGAcatagtatcatttttcatatttaaatgtGGGTTACGTGGTGATCGGCCGAGCATGTAGGCTGTGCAAAGGATCTCGGATGGAACCTGGGGTAGCCTGACAGTTGGTCGAGTTGTATAAGGCTGTAAAAGTTTGGCTGCTAAGAGTATAAGGCTACGTTTGGTTCTCAAATTCAGCTGAGTTTAGTtaagttcagtctaattttaagccaagtctaacatccaaatacccaactctcaaattactaaactcattacaactcaaaactttcttacacatgaaacccacaacattttttaacttaaaacatctttatacgtgggactcacaacctttttcaattttccataaaaagtactaaactcatattaacattcaaacatactttaaactcagtttagatgagtCCCACATAACTCCCtacactactcaactcactactattaataaagaactcaactcaactgagttcaactcaacatccaaacgcagcctaagtatttaattatacaaatgcaaatataaaatttgcacACTATGACATGATTTTACATTTGACTATTTcactcaaaatttcttttcatattagattatctatctattagttaaaataataataaaatattatatatttaataatttttttttcaatttttttctattaatttttttttttctaaatttagagctatatgaaaatacattaatgcaagtacataacaatatttttagagtgtagtaaatacattctaaatatttaataatataccaTTGAAAAAAACACATCTCTCAAACAtttttacctaaaaaaaaaaaatcattaaaaatcacACAAGTCTTCACTAATGTTCAACACATTTAGATTTTACTTTAAGATGCTTCCACAGATTTCTACAAGCTGAATAAAATTCAATGACAAGATATAAACAAAAAGCCGAACCTTTTGGTAAAGccaattattaattttctttttgtttccagCTCAAATCTCAGCCCTGGAAACACTAAAACAaagcacaaataaaaaaaataaaaaagccctaaatttgaaaaattgaaccTAGCAATAACaggcaaaaaagaaataaaaaactttgaaaCGAAATAAATGGCGCAGAAGAAAAGCAGAGGAATGAAATAAGAAATGGAGAAATGGTgcagaaaaaaagtaaagaaaatagcAAGTACctgaaggagagagaaaatattttttttaatcaatttggtCTAGTTACCGTAACTACCAAATATAACCATCAATTTCAAATTACTGTAgttaaaaatcatatctttttaaaattacatggTCTAATGTAGACTATTTTTAGAATCCATTAGCCGAATTCCTCGTTAGATTTGCATTTGGTGCTCTAAGTTTTCCAAAATATACTAATTACTTTCTGGACTTTGAGTTGGGGATCCATAACAAATCCTATTTTTAAGACTATCATGAATACTTGCTTCAATGCCAATCCCCTACCTTTCTATGCATTGCAATGTCGGCACACCATTTTTTCACCTCTCTTTCATTGTGGACGGAAGTGTCACTCTTTAGTATTGTTATTTTTAACACATCAGTGCTTGGCAAAATCCCTATCCTCACTCTTTCTTAAAGCTTATACAATCCGTATCTTGGATGGAAGGGAGATCCCCTGacttctacattttttttcattttcctcttgagattttttttttttaactcaattgaGGTTAAATTTACTGCCTTAAGGTGAATCCCAGGCAACTTATCATCAATCGATCTCtggatataaaataaaaaataaaaaatcatcgTCCGTTGTCTTTGAGAGATGTCACATTTTCGTCACTTGACGGCGACATGGTCAAGTTTAACATCTTTGGATCTCTCAAATTTGACCCAACCATAGTTGATTATCATCAGTATCTTGGCATGTGGATCCCATGTATTGGTACAACTGTGAATGAGTGCTCTTAGTCACTGTTCAATCGAACATTCCTACCAAAACTTACGAAGAAGAGGAAGTGGCTATCTCCACAGGTTAATCTAGAACAATGGATGCTAGCTGAAAAACTTACCATAGTCTCCAACAATACCACTGTTTGCCAATCAGATTGTAGAATATCGCAGttcaattttgaaaagaaaaatattacagttacaaaaataatttataagttagATTTGACTTCATATCATATGTTAGattcagtaaaaataatttttcaatctaacgtatcacatttAGCtacgttagtttataaatttatttttgtgtaatcttttcgagactaaaaatatttttccttacaaAAGGTGGAGCccaacatatattttaatatactatGCACTAGTTGTAAGGAGATGTTTATTGAGAGTCCCTGTTAGCATACGTTGCTCTCATTTCTAATTAATGAAACGCTTCTTGgggaataaaaagaaaaagagagagaatatagGCATGTCATGGAACAGAGCCGGCTACTCCAACTAATAGTGGTGGTAATGCCGGTGGCTGCGAATTCAAAAGGGAAGCAGATCATGCAGCCAGGGAGGAGCGTCTCGGTCGTTAAAGACTTTGAAGAGGAGCTGGCTATAAGGAGTGGGGAATGGGACCCATCgtcctcttcttttcttttaataaatttaaaaacgaTAAAACTACCCAACTTCCCATCATTTTGTATTCCTCTTCCACCCTGGCATCGCATCTCCTCGTCCGTACCCTGCCCCTTCTTCGTccccatccccccccccctcttctctctctctctcaccggcTACCTCATCTACCAGTAACCACAACCTCCTGGTCACCATCACACGTGCCATCCTTCCTCCACACGTGCGTACTACGCCCCCTCCAACCTCACATATAGAAGAACTAGAAACGCATGCTTCCctaattcctttcttttttgtggTGCAATTGGTGCAGCAAATAaaagttagagagagaaagggaacccaagaaatatttaaaaagcatAACAATTTTTTCTTGGTCCTGGGGTTGTCGTAGGAGTAGACGGTCTtcctcggtctctctctctctgcgaaATCTGACCTGAAAGATCACTGCTGGGTCTGAGTGCGTGAGTGGTCTTTCTTTCTAAGCCAGCCAAAAATCTCTTGATTAGAGAGGGAGACAGAGATCAATATCTTATCTTTGCACCGATGAGGATCCGGAAAAGGCAggttcccttctctctctcgtctctcgcTTCCGTTACTCTCTCAGATCCCCTCCTCAGTCGGTCTCCGGTGGTGCAACTCCAATTCCAAGATGCCACACAACCGAAGGCTTCAGACCCACTTGGAAATCTTACCCCTCATCGCGCAAGAGGTGCCCACTTTGATCATCAACCGTCCGATCAACCCAATCAACGCCTCCTACCGATCGAAGGAGGAAGCAGTGGCCTGGATTGCTCTGATAATGCTAGTGGGACTCacaaggagaagaaaaagaaagatttttcgGTCAGTGAAACAATCTCTCTTATCATCAATTTTTACCGTTGCTAGTTTTATGTGCGGTTGTGGGGTGCACTTTGGTTCAATGTACCCTAAAGAGGCAGGTGTATGAATTTTCCAGATGCTGAATTTGTGAACCTAGAGCGGGGCACGTTAGGGTCAAGCATGTGTGAGTGGATCATATATTTGTTGTGATTTTGCAGGAGTTGTTGCAAGGGGAATATGAGAGAGGGGGAGAGGTAGAGAAGGGCAATGATATCAGGTAAGAAAGGAGGCAAAAAGAAGTAACCCATGTCCTTCTCATTTTTCACGAAATCTCTTGTAGTAAAAAAGTTGAAAGGACGGATATCTATAACTTGATTTTACCCATATAATTagatcgttttttttttttttgaaaaagaaaaggaaaaagaaaattgtgtaAGTGGAAATACTGTTTTGAGGTGTTTTTATATCAGCTGTGGCTGGCCACCATATATACCTTcccatctaatctaatctagCCCGTCTTTTTTTATCTTGGCAAACTAATACACCCATGCGGTGCACGTTAGCATGGCGTTGCTGGTCCCAGCTACACTGCATCTTTCTCCATATTGCATTTGTTTTTTGGGGTTTTGCTTGGTTCTTCCTTAAGGTTGTAAATTTTATGTACGTGGTTGTGGGTCTTCTGGGTCTGGTTTGCTTCTAGGAAGCTGGGTGGCATCCTGGGTGCAGAAACTGTTACTGGGGTTCTTCCAGAATCAAGGGCTATTTATCAAGgtaaagtttatttatttactaaagCAAATTAGTGATCATAGAATCTCTACCGTAAAAAGGTATTCAATGTGGTGGTGTGTTGGTTGTTTGGCTGTAATGTACGTACGTCATAGCATCTGGGAGTACTTGGTGTGACGGAGAGAAATCGTTTCCACCAAAGAAGAGGAGGAGTTCCTTCGAGAGATCAAGATCCAGGGAAGACGCGATGATGGAGAGAGATAAGAAGATGAAGACTaagatgaagacgaagatgaTCAGTAGCAGCAAATGTGCGCAACAAATAAATAACGAGGAAttaggagaagaaaaagaaacaaaggcgCGGGGTCTTGAGAATACCGGTGCAAAAAAGCTGAGGGCTAGAGGTGGTGCACTTATGGAGGGGTCGAGGTGCAGCCGTGTTAATGGGAGAGGATGGAGGTGTTGCCAACAGACTCTTGTGGGCTACTCTCTATGCGAGCATCACTTGGGCAAGGGAAGGCTAAGGAGCATGACAAGCGTTCGAAGCCGATCCTTGGCTGGTAGTAATACCCTTACTGCTCTGAAGAGGCCGGATGAGTCTGAGCCACTATCGACAACTTCATCGTCGCTACTAGAGAACGAACTGAAGGATTCCGTGTTAGATAATGAcggtgatgaagatgaagatgaagatgagaatAAGCCATTGATGTTCACGAAGAAAAGGATGAAGCTTGGAATGGTTAAAGCGCGCTCCATAA
Encoded proteins:
- the LOC121267671 gene encoding uncharacterized protein LOC121267671; the protein is MRIRKRQVPFSLSSLASVTLSDPLLSRSPVVQLQFQDATQPKASDPLGNLTPHRARGAHFDHQPSDQPNQRLLPIEGGSSGLDCSDNASGTHKEKKKKDFSELLQGEYERGGEVEKGNDIRKLGGILGAETVTGVLPESRAIYQASGSTWCDGEKSFPPKKRRSSFERSRSREDAMMERDKKMKTKMKTKMISSSKCAQQINNEELGEEKETKARGLENTGAKKLRARGGALMEGSRCSRVNGRGWRCCQQTLVGYSLCEHHLGKGRLRSMTSVRSRSLAGSNTLTALKRPDESEPLSTTSSSLLENELKDSVLDNDGDEDEDEDENKPLMFTKKRMKLGMVKARSISSLLGQTSNGTVVADNQYY